A window of Oncorhynchus tshawytscha isolate Ot180627B linkage group LG10, Otsh_v2.0, whole genome shotgun sequence contains these coding sequences:
- the LOC112243560 gene encoding oocyte zinc finger protein XlCOF6 isoform X1, with protein sequence MWQPDPYHNELVFVMDELMTSLEDEIEKCMAVLVFSTQDRTDIDAGETGEFERESKLEVKVQLTCVMKQFVKQTLTKINQLISKGTEALRSEICQSQSEIKSLKMKLLEMTVGKEVPGNTVERTPQTEEEEECTEAPLSPEFAEDFQVDLPTPSDEADNTTNVKKETTIRAKTIALEQSFTSLAKIPSSPLIESIKQVAITDKQAASRPTDKQAASTPTDKQAASMPTDKNPASRSTDNQAPSTDPQTPGGDSVVSTRPRRKKKRIETESDVSEENADDQWEENAKAGQTLNDKYVHNIKPRPNVKKNQTTTTRKEHHCLDCGKVFKNSSNLKLHQQTHTGERPYCCELCGKCFPTAWKLRIHQAVVHRREKPLECPTCGKCFATKHYLDTHASVHSTEKPFRCLVCQKCFKSKSGLKEHTMLHNSNSDSYACDKCPKTFVKLKYLKNHQLTHSGGGAHRCELCGKGFKTPSELKRHQASVHRGEKPFQCPTCGKCFAENKNLKIHASVHSEERAFQCPQCQMCFKTKYTLNDHKKTHTDSKPYSCDKCPMTFIRSYYLKIHQASHLTSKPFVCSHCGKGFKGERGLKRHERTHTEDPTYTCDECGKGFYQHESYKVHAALHTGEKPFTCDHCEKTFALASYLKTHIVKLHSVTEPHVCGKCGKKYKDFTHFRIHMFQGCQEAAALV encoded by the exons ATGTGGCAGCCTGATCCTTACCATAATGAGTTGGTCTTTGTTATGGATGAATTAATGACGTCGTTGGAGGATGAAATTGAGAAATGTATGGCGGTCTTAGTCTTTTCCACACAAGACAGGACAGACATTGATGCAGGGGAGACGGGGGAATTTGAAAGAGAATCCAAGTTGGAGGTTAAG GTCCAGTTGACATGTGTGATGAAACAGTTCGTGAAACAGACTCTCACCAAAATCAACCAGTTGATCTCTAAAGGCACTGAAGCACTGCGTTCAGAGATATGCCAGAGTCAAAGTGAGATTAAATCTCTGAAAATGAAGCTATTGGAGATGACTGTTGGTAAGGAAGTACCTGGAAATACAGTGGAAAGAACCccacagacagaggaagaggaggaatgtACGGAAGCACCATTATCACCAGAGTTTGCAGAGGATTTTCAG GTTGACTTGCCAACTCCCAGTGATGAGGCTGACAACACTACAAATGTCAAGAAGGAGACCACGATCAGAGCTAAAACCATAGCGTTGGAACAGTCATTTACATCTCTAGCTAAAATACCTTCCTCTCCACTCATTGAGTCTATCAAACAGGTGGCTATTACAGACAAACAGGCAGCAAGCAGGCCTACAGACAAACAGGCAGCAAGCACGCCTACTGACAAACAGGCAGCAAGCATGCCTACTGACAAAAATCCAGCAAgcaggtctacagacaatcaggcCCCAAGTACAGACCCCCAAACTCCAGGTGGGGACTCTGTGGTGTCCACCAGACCCAGGAGGAAAAAGAAGAGAATAGAAACAGAATCAGACGTAAGTGAGGAAAACGCTGATGACCAATGGGAGGAGAATGCTAAAGCAGGACAAACCTTGAATGACAAATATGTTCACAACATAAAGCCAAGGCCCAACGTAAAGAAAAACCAGACTACCACCACCAGGAAAGAGCACCACTGTCTGGACTGCGGTAAGGTTTTTAAGAATTCAAGTAATTTAAAACTGCATCAAcagactcacacaggagagagaccttATTGTTGTGAATTATGCGGGAAATGTTTCCCAACTGCTTGGAAGCTCAGAATACACCAAGCAGTGGTCCACAGAAGAGAGAAGCCGCTTGAGTGTCCAACATGTGGGAAGTGCTTTGCAACAAAGCATTATTTGGACACTCACGCAAGCGTTCATTCAACAGAGAAACCGTTCCGATGCCTCGTGTGTCAAAAGTGTTTTAAAAGTAAAAGTGGTCTCAAGGAACACACAATGTTGCACAATTCAAATTCAGATTCATATGCGTGTGACAAATGTCCAAAAACCTTTGTTAAGTTGAAATACCTCAAGAATCATCAGCTAACTCACAGTGGGGGAGGAGCTCACCGTTGTGAATTGTGTGGGAAAGGTTTCAAGACTCCTTCTGAGCTCAAACGGCACCAAGCATCAGTCCATAGGGGAGAGAAGCCATTCCAATGTCCCACATGTGGGAAATGCTTCGCAGAGAATAAAAATTTGAAAATCCACGCAAGTGTTCATTCAGAAGAGAGAGCATTCCAGTGCCCTCAGTGTCAGATGTGTTTCAAAACCAAGTATACTCTTAACGACCATAAGAAGACGCACACGGATTCCAAGCCATATTCTTGCGACAAATGCCCAATGACCTTTATCCGGTCTTATTATCTCAAGATTCATCAAGCTTCGCACCTGACCAGCAAGCCATTCGTGTGCAGCCACTGTGGGAAAGGCTTCAAAGGTGAACGTGGGCTCAAGAGACATGAACGCACCCACACCGAAGACCCAACTTATACCTGTGATGAATGTGGCAAGGGTTTCTATCAACACGAATCATATAAAGTCCATGCGGCCTTGCACACCGGAGAGAAGCCGTTCACCTGCGATCACTGTGAAAAAACCTTTGCTCTGGCTTCCTACCTTAAAACCCACATAGTGAAACTTCACTCTGTCACCGAACCCCACGTCTGTGGGAAATGTGGCAAGAAATATAAGGATTTCACCCATTTTAGAATCCATATGTTTCAGGGTTGTCAAGAGGCTGCGGCGTTGGTTTGA
- the LOC112243560 gene encoding oocyte zinc finger protein XlCOF6 isoform X2 has translation MWQPDPFHNELVSIMDELIMSLEEEICKCMALSVSSTQYSTDIDAGETGEIERESKLLKVELTCVMKKFVKQTLAKINQLISKGTEALRSEICQSQSEIKSLKMKLLEMTVGKEVPGNTVERTPQTEEEEECTEAPLSPEFAEDFQVDVPTPSGEADNTTNVKKETTIRAKTIALEQSFTSLAKIPSSPLIESIKQVAITDKQSASRPTDKQAASTPTDKQSASRPTDDQAPSTDPQTPSGDSVVSTRPRRKKKRIEAQPTAAESDVSEENADDQWEEENAKAGQTSNDEYVHNIKPRPNVKKNQTTTTRKEHHCLDCGKVFKNSSNLKLHQQTHTGERPYCCELCGKCFPTAWKLRIHQAVVHRREKPLECPTCGKCFATKSYLDTHASVHSTEKPFRCLVCQKCFKSKKGFKEHTMMHNSNSDSYACDKCPKTFVKLKYLKNHQLTHSGGGAHRCELCGKGFKTPSQLKQHQASVHRGEKPFQCPTCGKCFATKTNLKIHTSVHSGERAFQCPQCQMCFKTKYTLHAHKKTHTDSKPYACDKCPMTFIRSHYLRRHEISHLTSKPFVCSHCGKGFKGERGLKGHERTHTEDPTYTCDECGKGFYQHESFQVHAALHTGEKPFTCDCCSKNFALASYLKTHIANHHSVTKPHVCGKCGRKYKDFTHFRIHMFQGCQEEAAALV, from the exons ATGTGGCAGCCCGATCCTTTCCACAATGAGTTGGTCTCTATTATGGATGAATTAATCATGTCGTTGGAGGAGGAAATTTGCAAATGTATGGCGTTGTCAGTCTCCTCAACACAATACAGCACAGACATTGAtgcaggagagacaggggaaattGAAAGAGAATCCAAGTTGCTAAAA GTCGAGTTGACATGTGTGATGAAAAAGTTCGTGAAACAGACTCTCGCCAAAATCAACCAGTTGATCTCTAAAGGCACTGAAGCACTGCGTTCAGAGATATGCCAGAGTCAAAGTGAGATTAAATCTCTGAAAATGAAGCTATTGGAGATGACTGTTGGTAAGGAAGTACCTGGAAATACAGTGGAAAGAACCccacagacagaggaagaggaggaatgtACGGAAGCACCATTATCACCAGAGTTTGCAGAGGATTTTCAG GTTGACGTGCCAACTCCCAGTGGTGAGGCTGACAACACTACAAATGTCAAGAAGGAGACCACGATCAGAGCTAAAACCATAGCGTTGGAACAGTCATTTACATCTCTAGCTAAAATACCTTCCTCTCCACTCATTGAGTCTATCAAACAAGTGGCTATTACAGACAAACAGTCAGCGAGCAGGCCTACAGACAAACAGGCAGCAAGCACGCCTACTGACAAACAGTCAGCGAGCAGGCCTACAGATGATCAGGCCCCAAGTACAGACCCCCAAACTCCCAGTGGGGACTCTGTGGTGTCCACCAGACccaggaggaagaagaagagaatagaAGCGCAACCCACAGCGGCAGAATCAGACGTAAGTGAGGAAAACGCTGATGACCAATGGGAGGAGGAGAATGCTAAAGCTGGACAAACCTCGAATGATGAATATGTTCACAACATAAAGCCAAGGCCCAACGTAAAGAAAAACCAGACTACCACCACCAGGAAAGAGCACCACTGTCTGGACTGCGGTAAGGTTTTTAAGAATTCAAGTAATTTAAAACTGCATCAAcagactcacacaggagagagaccttATTGTTGTGAATTATGCGGGAAATGTTTCCCAACTGCTTGGAAGCTCAGAATACACCAAGCAGTGGTCCACAGAAGAGAGAAGCCGCTTGAGTGTCCAACATGTGGGAAGTGCTTTGCAACAAAGAGTTATTTGGACACTCACGCAAGCGTTCATTCAACAGAGAAACCGTTCCGATGCCTCGTGTGTCAGAAGTGTTTTAAAAGTAAAAAGGGCTTCAAGGAACACACAATGATGCACAATTCAAATTCAGATTCATATGCGTGTGACAAATGTCCAAAAACCTTTGTTAAGTTGAAATACCTCAAGAATCATCAGCTAACTCACAGTGGGGGAGGAGCTCACCGTTGTGAATTGTGTGGGAAAGGTTTCAAGACTCCTTCTCAGCTCAAACAACACCAAGCATCAGTCCATAGGGGAGAGAAGCCATTCCAATGTCCCACATGTGGGAAATGCTTCGCAACAAAGACAAATTTGAAAATTCACACAAGTGTTCATTCAGGAGAGAGAGCATTCCAGTGCCCTCAGTGTCAGATGTGTTTCAAAACCAAGTATACGCTTCATGCCCATAAGAAGACACACACGGACTCCAAGCCATATGCTTGCGACAAATGCCCAATGACCTTTATCCGGTCACATTACCTCAGAAGGCATGAAATCTCGCACCTGACCAGCAAGCCATTTGTGTGCAGCCACTGTGGGAAAGGCTTCAAAGGTGAACGTGGGCTCAAGGGACACGAACGCACCCACACCGAAGACCCAACTTATACCTGTGACGAATGTGGCAAGGGTTTCTATCAACACGAATCGTTTCAAGTCCATGCGGCCTTGCACACCGGAGAGAAGCCGTTCACCTGTGATTGCTGCAGTAAAAACTTTGCTCTGGCGTCCTACCTTAAAACCCACATCGCAAATCATCACTCTGTCACCAAACCCCACGTCTGTGGGAAATGTGGCAGGAAATATAAGGATTTCACCCATTTCAGAATCCATATGTTTCAGGGTTGTCAAGAGGAGGCTGCAGCGTTGGTTTGA